The sequence TGGCGTATTGCGCAGGATATGTTCCAGCAACACCAAACCTGCTATCGCAAGCGTCAAGTGACCGGCCAGTTGAAAATCAAATCCAGACAGTAAAGACAGACCGGTAACGTTGAAGTGGAGATGAAGGGCAAACAGCATTGTTACCGCTGTCACCACATAAAGGCCATGACGCGTGAGGGTGAGCCAGGTGGACAACGCGCCCTTTTCCCCCGTCTTGACATGCAGCATGTGCAACAAAAAAGTCAGCCATGCGAAATCACGCAAAAGTTCGAGGAGTTGGGGAACAATCAGAGAAGTGTCATAGGCGGCCTGATAGGCAGCGCTGGCGGCCCACAATGCGCTGGTCGCACAGGCCGCTGCCAGCAGTCGCCTGAATGAACCGTCCGTGCGGCCGATCAGCAATACCGCCATGAGCACGAAAAAAATGCCCGCCGCGGATATGTAGCTGATCACGCCGACAATCATGCCCGATCAGCACCAGCTCATGGATAACAACCGGAAGAAAATCACAATCACAAATCCATCAATATATGTCTGACGTCTAGGATTACAGTCCTGGTCAAAATTGAAAATTCTGTCGTTCGTCATTTAATAGCTTCAACCAGCCTGCACCAATACTGGCTGGCGATCCATGCGGAACAACCCTATGCTTAATTTTCCAGGAGTTGCTGTGCGATAATGCGCTCGTAGGGGGCCTTCCTGCCATCCTTCCTGCCACTTCACCGGGCCCGAGCCTGCCTGGCAACAACCACTGCTTTTGCTTCTCTAATGTTGAATAATACACCCCAAAACCCAGCCCGACAAAGTGTCATTCGGGGAATAATTCCCCATAGGTTTCAGGGCGTTGAAAGCTATCCCCGACAACCGCACTGAGTCGTCGGATGCCAGGAGGGGTCAGTACACGTAGGGCGGATTCGTCGCGCCAGCGCCAATCCGCCATCCGGATAAAACATCCGGCGGTTTGCGGCTGCGCCGCGAAACCGCCCTACGGCGGCTGTAGCCCGGATGAAGCGTAGCGGAATCCGGGGGATTTAATTGCAGATGATTCCTGCCGCCCCCATCCCGCCCTTCCCCCGTCGAGGGGGAAGGAGAAAAACGGTGGGCATATTATTTCCCCGCATTGCGCTGCGCTTCATGCGGGCTACAAGTTTTCCCGTGCCCCTGTAGCCCGGATGGAGCGTAGCGGAATCCGGGGGAATATTACCCCCCTCCCCTCGCGGGAGGGGCAGGGGGAGGGGGATCGCAAGACGCTACGGAATCTTCTTCAGCGTCTCCCGCGCCTCAACGAGCCCAAGGTATTCGCCTTTGACATCCACCGCCTTGGCAAGATGAACCTTGGCCTCGGCCAGGTTGCCCTGCTTGTGGTAGGCCATCCCCAGGTGATACCGGAAGATGGGGACATTAGGCGCCTGCTTCACGACCTCTTTCAGAATTTCAACCGCCTTGTCGTTCTCGCCGGACTTATAGTGCACCCAACCCAGCGTATCACGGTAGGCCGGCTGCCGTGACGTCTCAAATTTCTGCGCCATCTCTCGGGCACGCTTCAGGCTGGCGGCATCGCCCTTGTGATCCGTGAGCAATGAGGCCAGATTGTTGCGCGCCATGTCCGACTCGGGATCCTTGCTCAACACATGCTCGTACGCGGAAATGGCCTTGTCATAATCCCGGGTTCGCTCGTACATCTCGGCGATATGGAGCAACAATTGCGGATCATCCGGAATCGCCTCCAGCCCTTTCTGATAGGTTTCCGCCGCTGCACTGTTATTGCCACGCAACATATGCAGATTCGCCAGATTACGATATGGAACATTCCATTTCGGATTATGCTCGATGGCCTTCAGCAGAGATTTCTCTGCTTCATCATATTTTTTCTGAATAAGATAAACTTCGCCCAGTAACTCATGCACAAAGGAATGATCCGGTTTCTCCTTGAGAAGGTCATTCAGCCGGCCAATCGCCTTGTCAGGCACGCCTTGCGCCAATCTGGCCTTAACGAGCGCCGTCAATATCAGATAGGTATCCTGCGTTTTGGTCAGCGCCTGCTCATACTCCTGAACGGCGCTGTCGTATTTTTTCTGAACCAGGTAAAGCTGGCCCAGCTGATAGTACCCAAGGGCCTTGTCCGGATGCGCCGTCTTGATCTTTTCCAGCAGCGCCTGTGCCCCCTTAACGTCTTTTTTGGCCAGCAAAAATTCCAGTTTCGCCTCAAGCGCCTCTATATCAGCAGGCTCAATCTTGAGGGCCTCTTCGATTTTCTTCATGGCCGTATCGGTATCGCCAGACCTGGCATGAAACTTGGCCATGGCAAGACGCGCCCGGACATCTGCGGGATTCATTTCAACGGCCTTGGCGATACTTTCCTTGGCGAGGTTGATTTCCTTGTTCATGACATGGGCGTCTGCCAGCAGTAAATGGGCCTCCACCAAAGCTGGCTGATCGCGCAGCACGGACCGGAAAGCGACGATGGCATTCTGGGCATCCTGTTTCAACAATGCCAGCTTGCCCTGCATCATGAGGGCATCGCTGTCGCGGGCGTTTTCCTTCAGCACCTCTTCCGTCAGACTCTGCGCCTCGTCCCGCTTGCCTTGGCGTATCTTGATCTCCGCCAACCGGTTCCTGGCGGTCAAGCCCGCCGGTCTGGTGCCGGCAACATCTATCGCCTCACGATAAACTGCCTCGGCCTTGTCCAGCGAACCGTTCATTTCATGGAATTTCGCCAGCCCGAGATAAAGCGGGTAAAGCTTCGGCTTGTCATCAATCGCCGCCCGTAACTCCTTCTCCGCCTGTTCCATCTTGCCCTGTCTCGCAAGCAGATCGGCAAGCACAAGATAGCGCTGCGGATCGTC comes from Sulfuricaulis sp. and encodes:
- a CDS encoding tetratricopeptide repeat protein, which encodes MNHKSFIVKTIALLLAALIISGCGGAESRKAKYLAKGKAYIDEKNYDKAKIEIKNALQIDPKFAEGYYRMGIVEEKKKNWQAAFGNYSKTLELDPAHVEVKAKLSFFHLMAGNTDKAKELIAEIQAAQPDNLMAKTLTAAVLARQGDQNGAIRAATEVIKKDPTQTEAVELLMGLYNKQGNTAKVAELLNDAVAANPKNVSLRLQLAKVAAAEKDMPRAERLLQEIISLEPEVMEHRLTLAVFLAQLGQNDKAGKVLRDAIQENPDDPQRYLVLADLLARQGKMEQAEKELRAAIDDKPKLYPLYLGLAKFHEMNGSLDKAEAVYREAIDVAGTRPAGLTARNRLAEIKIRQGKRDEAQSLTEEVLKENARDSDALMMQGKLALLKQDAQNAIVAFRSVLRDQPALVEAHLLLADAHVMNKEINLAKESIAKAVEMNPADVRARLAMAKFHARSGDTDTAMKKIEEALKIEPADIEALEAKLEFLLAKKDVKGAQALLEKIKTAHPDKALGYYQLGQLYLVQKKYDSAVQEYEQALTKTQDTYLILTALVKARLAQGVPDKAIGRLNDLLKEKPDHSFVHELLGEVYLIQKKYDEAEKSLLKAIEHNPKWNVPYRNLANLHMLRGNNSAAAETYQKGLEAIPDDPQLLLHIAEMYERTRDYDKAISAYEHVLSKDPESDMARNNLASLLTDHKGDAASLKRAREMAQKFETSRQPAYRDTLGWVHYKSGENDKAVEILKEVVKQAPNVPIFRYHLGMAYHKQGNLAEAKVHLAKAVDVKGEYLGLVEARETLKKIP